A genomic stretch from Aedes albopictus strain Foshan chromosome 2, AalbF5, whole genome shotgun sequence includes:
- the LOC134288390 gene encoding uncharacterized protein LOC134288390, whose amino-acid sequence MVHRENLVEDVYQIGKFSKWERLLRAVAYVHRYIVNCYRKSKKQELITGYLRQEELRNAENDLWRLAQASAYPEEVFVLKQEDGNAKKRIERTSPVYKLSPFLDEHGVMRVDSRIGAVPYVTYDFKFPIILPRHHHLTKLIVDWHHRRYLHANHETVLNEARQRFHVSNLRTVIRQVIKECQACKITKAAPVQPRMAPLPESRLAAMARPFSYVGLDYFGPIQVRVGRSCVKRWVALFTCLTVRAVHLEVVHSLSTESCKMAVRRFVARRGSPLEIRSDNGTNFQGASRELRDQIGAIDQQLAETFTNSNTRWTFNPPSAPHFGGSWERLVRSVKIALGSLCTDRNPDDETLLTVIVEAESIVNSRPLTSIPLESVNQEALTPNHFILLSSSGVAQPPTILAEPLKITRTNWKMARQLVDHFWRRWIKEYLPTIAIRSKWISETDSLKVNDLVLIVDEGLRNGWMRGRVTAVIPGSDGRIRQAMVQTAGGVFRRPVTKLAVLQVQGDGNTTSAVESQACYGSGDVANAGSTDNLNIESTQDTPRSNSAHTNRLTSIDAY is encoded by the coding sequence ATGGTGCACCGGGAAAACCTTGTCGAAGATGTCTACCAGATCGGCAAGTTTTCTAAGTGGGAGCGTTTGTTAAGAGCGGTGGCATACGTCCATCGCTATATCGTCAACTGTTATCGCAAAAGCAAGAAGCAGGAGCTGATCACGGGGTACTTGAGGCAGGAGGAGCTGCGGAATGCAGAGAACGACTTGTGGCGCTTAGCGCAGGCATCCGCATATCCGGAGGAAGTCTTCGTACTGAAACAAGAAGACGGGAACGCGAAGAAGCGCATCGAGAGGACTAGCCCGGTCTACAAACTGTCACCGTTCTTGGATGAGCACGGCGTGATGCGGGTGGACAGTCGTATTGGTGCAGTTCCGTACGTTACGTACGACTTCAAATTCCCGATAATCCTGCCTCGTCATCATCATCTCACCAAGCTAATCGTCGACTGGCATCACCGTCGGTATCTACACGCTAACCACGAGACAGTACTCAATGAAGCTCGACAGCGATTCCACGTTTCCAATCTTCGCACTGTAATACGACAAGTTATTAAGGAGTGCCAGGCATGCAAGATCACCAAAgcagctcctgtacaaccaaggATGGCTCCCCTTCCAGAGTCACGCCTAGCGGCCATGGCACGTCCGTTCTCTTATGTTGGGCTGGATTACTTCGGACCTATTCAGGTCCGCGTCGGACGCAGCTGCGTCAAACGATGGGTGGCCTTGTTTACATGCCTTACCGTGAGAGCCGTACACCTGGAGGTCGTGCATTCCCTTTCAACGGAATCGTGCAAGATGGCAGTCCGCCGGTTTGTGGCTCGCCGTGGGTCGCCCCTCGAGATTCGTTCAGACAACGGCACAAATTTTCAGGGAGCCAGTCGAGAGCTGCGTGATCAGATCGGAGCCATCGATCAACAACTGGCGGAAACCTTTACCAACTCTAACACAAGATGGACCTTCAACCCTCCATCCGCTCCACACTTTGGTGGTTCTTGGGAGCGACTCGTGAGGTCAGTCAAGATAGCACTCGGTTCACTGTGCACGGATAGGAACCCGGACGATGAGACACTGTTGACGGTCATCGTTGAAGCTGAGTCTATAGTTAACTCCAGGCCGTTAACCTCCATTCCCCTGGAGAGCGTCAACCAGGAGGCCCTGACACCGAACCATTTCATCTTACTGAGCTCCAGTGGAGTCGCGCAACCTCCTACGATTCTGGCGGAGCCACTGAAGATTACCCGAACGAACTGGAAGATGGCGAGGCAGCTAGTTGATCATTTTTGGCGACGCTGGATTAAAGAATACCTTCCAACGATTGCAATCAGAAGTAAATGGATTAGCGAAACGGATAGCCTCAAGGTGAACGACCTTGTTCTTATTGTTGATGAAGGTCTACGTAATGGATGGATGAGAGGTCGAGTTACGGCGGTGATTCCGGGAAGCGATGGACGCATTCGTCAAGCCATGGTTCAGACCGCTGGAGGGGTTTTTCGGCGACCAGTGACGAAGTTGGCAGTGCTCCAGGTGCAAGGCGATGGTAACACAACGTCAGCAGTGGAGTCACAGGCGTGTTACGGGTCGGGGGATGTTGCCAACGCTGGCAGCACTGATAATTTGAATATTGAATCGACCCAAGATACCCCCCGATCGAACTCTGCGCACACCAACCGACTGACGTCAATCGATGCGTACTGA
- the LOC115269635 gene encoding uncharacterized protein LOC115269635, translating to MPETDRFDCKLCRRSNNVDDMVFCAVCQEWYHYQCVGVTSAVANESWMCARCSALPSSTRIGELFGSDPVFPATIINVPSPRTTESPSAVASTSSVVSHGTNPGLPLATSAAFSTVSSTAPPGLVPPAVAGPSGWVPATTTTAITTNYGQSLLTEQARASLQWVQDHRAFLEQQLEESHRKELERKKALLGQLTNNALQSVISGAASNSFNEQPATVGGVDNVGGWLGRMIGEMENLSVTAASAGLQVTAPLAPVLNSSTPTTTGSASQCIFDPSLSSLLLGVPSSMPRVPAGSLYEGQYTTMPSIPLYGYSPPGADHSRQISAFPTSNQASLMGLGNANLTNVVTACPTVPTASIPQAPVYGGLSGSTSVPRIHPNPIVSQSPMGGYYPVNSPQAIPLQYPMVPTQQQLLARQVMPRDLPPFRGDPEDWPLFFTAYTNSTAACGYTNVENLARLQRALQGKAFDAVKSRLLLPACVPQVMSTLYMLYGRPELIIQTLLDKVRETPAPKADRLETLITFGMAVQNLCDHIEATGQMAHLCNPVLLRELVDKVPAQQRLNWALYKQQFATADLRTFAGFMSMLVAAASDVTVTTDFKQSRPERGERSRDKSFLNTHAASEPTTNQSSPEQVPMKSEVREVLCLACNGRNHKVKDCAAFKGWDVDSRWTTIQDHHLCRTCLGKHGRRPCKIQVVCGVEGCQQRHHRLLHSSVQNHRPPTKDGQNTAKQGNTSEEGLNAHHATKKATLFRILPVTLTWKDKSVETFAFLDDGSDMTLVEQSIAERLGIDDGEPLPLCLTWTSNVTRQEPKSQRIHLEISGKGKYERFNLKDARTVSSLNLPKQTLKYGELARQYSHLRGLPVTSYKAATPGILIGSNNASLTATLNLREGQLGDPLASKTRLGWSVYGYTAEGERVTNFMLHVCECRREYQVDQDLHELVKQHFTVESIGVSADKGPESEEDKRARRILEETTKRISNRFETGLLWRHDHVEFPNSFPMAMRRLQCFERRMKKDHELQASVQLQISEYLDNDYIHEVTKKEMESTDPKKVWYLPLGAVRNPKKPGKIRLVWDAAAKVGGVSFNSMLLKGPDLLTPLASVLCKFRERPVAVCGDLKQMFHQFRIRQEDAHSQRFLYREHPSQSVRMFVMDVGTFGATCSPCQAQFIKNRNAEENEEEFPEAAEAIKKKHYVDDYLDSFDTEKEAIKVALEVTEVHARGGFCIRNWHSNSDALLKRVGEPSAGQPKAISIDSESGAERVLGLLWLPKEDIIAFARNQQLHDIAPTKRNILRCVMSLFDSQGILSHITIQGRMIIQDTWRNQTQWDDEVAEAIRLRWFRWIKLFEEVDQMRLHRSYFPGFTAAEVGPVELHVFTDASEEAFACAAYFRATIMGRVHVTLVMAKAKVAPLKSLSVPRLELMGALLGARLAKAVKEYHTFSIARRVMWTDSKTTLAWVQSQHRRYRQFVAFRVGEILNKTEATEWRYVPTQHNPADDATKWGKGPSVDVTSRWFRGPDYIDG from the exons ATGCCTGAAACGGATCGGTTCGACTGCAAACTATGCCGGAGGTCGAACAACGTGGACGATATGGTCTTTTGCGCGGTGTGCCAGGAGTGGTATCACTACCAGTGCGTGGGAGTGACATCAGCGGTAGCCAACGAGAGCTGGATGTGCGCACGCTGTTCGGCTTTGCCATCGTCCACACGGATCGGCGAGCTATTTGGAAGCGATCCTGTATTTCCAGCTACTATCATCAACGTTCCATCACCTAGGACCACCGAATCACCGTCGGCAGTTGCTTCTACTTCCTCCGTGGTATCGCACGGGACAAACCCTGGATTACCGCTGGCCACATCGGCGGCATTCTCAACTGTATCGTCGACTGCACCTCCTGGATTGGTACCGCCCGCCGTCGCTGGGCCCTCCGGATGGGTACCTGCAACGACGACTACAGCTATTACGACTAACTATGGACAATCTTTGCTTACGGAACAGGCGCGAGCAAGCCTCCAATGGGTTCAAGACCATCGAGCATTCCTGGAGCAACAATTGGAAGAGAGTCATAGgaaggaactggaaaggaagAAGGCACTGCTGGGACAGCTCACAAATAACGCGTTGCAAAGTGTCATCTCCGGGGCGGCATCGAACAGCTTCAACGAGCAGCCCGCCACGGTCGGCGGGGTCGACAATGTCGGAGGCTGGCTGGGAAGGATGATCGGCGAGATGGAAAATTTGTCAGTCACAGCAGCGAGCGCGGGGCTACAGGTGACAGCACCCCTTGCGCCCGTACTCAACAGTTCCACACCGACGACTACAGGTTCTGCTAGCCAGTGTATATTCGATCCGTCTCTATCATCACTGCTACTTGGAGTGCCTAGCAGTATGCCGAGGGTTCCCGCAGGTTCATTGTATGAAGGTCAGTACACTACCATGCCATCTATTCCTTTGTATGGGTACTCGCCACCTGGAGCGGATCACTCTCGACAAATCAGTGCGTTCCCAACTAGCAATCAAGCGTCTTTGATGGGTTTAGGGAATGCAAATCTTACTAACGTGGTAACGGCCTGCCCGACGGTTCCAACAGCGTCGATTCCGCAGGCACCGGTTTACGGTGGGTTGTCAGGGAGTACAAGTGTACCCAGAATACATCCGAATCCTATCGTATCGCAATCTCCCATGGGCGGGTATTATCCAGTGAATTCGCCACAAGCAATCCCGTTACAGTACCCAATGGTTCCAACGCAGCAACAGTTATTGGCGAGACAAGTTATGCCGAGAGATCTCCCGCCGTTCCGGGGGGATCCTGAGGATTGGCCGCTGTTCTTCACCGCCTACACCAATTCGACGGCCGCATGTGGGTACACCAATGTGGAAAACTTGGCTCGGCTTCAACGGGCGCTGCAAGGTAAAGCATTCGATGCAGTGAAAAGCCGTTTGCTTCTTCCGGCGTGCGTGCCACAAGTCATGTCCACCCTGTACATGTTGTACGGCAGGCCGGAACTGATCATCCAGACATTATTGGACAAAGTTCGCGAGACTCCTGCACCAAAGGCGGACAGGTTGGAAACGCTTATCACCTTCGGCATGGCGGTTCAAAACCTGTGTGACCATATTGAGGCAACTGGACAAATGGCACATCTATGTAACCCAGTTCTACTGCGAGAACTGGTTGACAAGGTCCCCGCTCAGCAACGCTTAAACTGGGCGCTGTACAAACAACAGTTTGCTACGGCCGATCTACGTACCTTCGCTGGATTCATGTCCATGCTAGTGGCAGCAGCCTCGGACGTCACAGTCACTACAGATTTCAAGCAGTCGCGACCGGAACGAGGAGAGCGTAGTAGGGACAAAAGCTTCCTCAACACTCACGCTGCCAGTGAGCCAACCACGAATCAGAGTAGCCCAGAACAAGTGCCGATGAAGTCAGAAGTTAGGGAGGTGCTGTGTTTGGCGTGTAACGGGCGTAACCACAAGGTGAAAGATTGTGCGGCGTTCAAAGGATGGGATGTAGACAGCCGTTGGACTACCATCCAAGATCATCACCTTTGTCGTACGTGCCTAGGGAAACACGGTCGGCGTCCTTGCAAGATACAAGTTGTTTGCGGCGTAGAAGGCTGCCAGCAGCGACACCATCGACTGTTGCACTCCAGCGTTCAGAATCATCGACCGCCGACCAAGGATGGGCAGAATACAGCGAAGCAAGGTAATACTTCTGAAGAAGGGCTAAACGCGCACCATGCTACCAAGAAGGCTACACTATTTAGAATTCTTCCTGTTACACTAACGTGGAAGGATAAATCAGTAGAAACGTTTGCGTTCTTGGACGACGGATCCGACATGACTCTGGTCGAGCAATCGATCGCGGAACGATTAGGCATCGATGACGGCGAACCTCTTCCCCTTTGCTTAACTTGGACCAGCAACGTGACTCGACAGGAACCGAAGTCGCAACGGATTCATCTGGAGATATCCGGAAAAGGCAAATACGAACGGTTCAACCTAAAGGACGCAAGAACGGTTTCTAGCCTTAACCTACCGAAGCAGACTCTAAAGTACGGGGAGTTGGCACGGCAATATTCTCACCTTCGCGGTCTACCGGTCACCAGCTATAAGGCAGCAACGCCGGGCATCCTAATCGGTTCAAATAATGCCAGCCTGACTGCAACGTTGAATTTGCGCGAGGGTCAACTAGGCGATCCTCTGGCCAGCAAGACTCGGCTCGGTTGGTCGGTATATGGCTATACTGCCGAAGGAGAGAGAGTGACGAACTTCATGCTGCACGTGTGCGAGTGTCGACGAGAATACCAAGTGGACCAAGACCTTCATGAACTCGTCAAGCAACATTTCACGGTTGAAAGCATCGGAGTTTCGGCTGACAAGGGCCCAGAATCGGAGGAGGATAAGCGTGCCCGTCGGATCCTAGAGGAGACAACGAAGCGCATTTCAAATCGGTTTGAGACTGGCCTATTATGGCGCCATGACCATGTGGAATTTCCAAACAGTTTTCCCATGGCAATGCGGCGTCTACAATGCTTCGAGCGAAGAATGAAGAAGGATCACGAGCTACAGGCAAGCGTACAGCTGCAGATTAGTGAGTATCTGGATAACGACTATATCCACGAGGTAACGAAGAAAGAAATGGAATCCACAGACCCCAAGAAGGTTTGGTACTTACCATTGGGTGCCGTGAGGAACCCGAAGAAGCCGGGCAAAATTCGGCTCGTTTGGGACGCGGCGGCGAAAGTAGGGGGAGTTTCTTTCAACTCCATGCTCCTCAAGGGACCAGATCTGCTGACCCCTCTTGCTTCGGTGCTGTGCAAATTTCGAGAACGGCCGGTAGCTGTTTGTGGGGACCTGAAACAGATGTTTCACCAATTCAGAATACGCCAGGAAGATGCGCACAGTCAACGGTTCCTCTACAGAGAGCATCCTTCGCAATCGGTCAGGATGTTTGTGATGGACGTCGGTACCTTTGGAGCCACATGCTCTCCTTGCCAGGCCCAGTTCATCAAAAACCGTAACGCAGAGGAAAAtgaagaagaatttccggaggcagCGGAAGCAATTAAGAAGAAGCACTATGTCGATGATTACCTCGACAGTTTCGACACTGAAAAGGAGGCGATCAAGGTCGCGCTGGAAGTGACGGAAGTGCATGCTCGTGGAGGTTTCTGCATCCGGAACTGGCACTCTAATTCGGACGCTCTTCTAAAACGGGTCGGGGAACCCAGTGCAGGACAACCAAAGGCTATCAGCATCGATTCAGAAAGCGGAGCCGAACGAGTTTTGGGCCTCTTATGGCTGCCGAAAGAAGACATCATTGCCTTTGCCCGCAACCAGCAACTGCACGATATTGCTCCAACGAAACGGAACATCCTGCGTTGTGTGATGAGCTTGTTTGACTCACAGGGTATCCTGTCACACATCACGATCCAGGGACGGATGATCATCCAGGACACCTGGCGCAATCAAACCCAGTGGGACGACGAGGTCGCTGAAGCTATCCGTTTGCGCTGGTTCCGGTGGATAAAACTTTTCGAGGAGGTCGATCAGATGAGGCTCCACAGATCATACTTTCCTGGTTTCACTGCTGCAGAGGTCGGTCCTGTAGAGCTTCATGTTTTCACGGATGCCAGTGAGGAAGCGTTCGCCTGTGCAGCCTACTTTCGAGCCACTATAATGGGAAGGGTGCACGTTACGCTGGTGATGGCCAAGGCGAAAGTAGCACCATTGAAATCATTATCGGTACCACGCCTGGAGTTGATGGGCGCTCTGCTGGGAGCGAGGCTAGCTAAGGCGGTGAAGGAGTACCATACTTTCTCGATCGCTCGCCGTGTAATGTGGACAGActcaaaaactactttggcatgGGTCCAATCGCAACATCGTCGCTACCGACAATTCGTGGCGTTCCGTGTGGGAGAAATTCTAAATAAGACGGAAGCCACTGAATGGAGATACGTTCCCACACAACATAATCCGGCTGACGACGCTACCAAGTGGGGTAAAGGCCCCAGCGTGGACGTAACATCTCGCTGGTTCCGTGGACCAGACTACATAG ACGGATGA